The following are encoded in a window of Nibricoccus aquaticus genomic DNA:
- a CDS encoding S9 family peptidase encodes MRIASICLLLCAAFLTVAHWQVAHAESPKHPLSHQDFDSWRSISTTPVLSRDGRWLAYAFMPLEGDGDLIIRNLTTGQEQRVPIGALPPQPLTASEENPDRASPRREATITFTSDSHFVICTRFPAQEETLRAKREKKPAAEMPREGLVVIALDNGNVSQLASVKNFQVPARGGAWLAYRKEPAANASPPVTKPEKTGTDLVLMDLTAPASSAERTFTDVLDYWFSRDAHTLVFSVSSTSETRNGLFAVTPGDSTEPFALASGPGKYLQFTWDREQTQAVFATDRDAQGSMPAQFSLYHWLRKPNTEATPLITPKTTGLPSSLGINSEAAPIFSQDGKRLSIPAARIQPVPDKRRETLIDEEKVTADLWHWRDDFVPTLQRQRADKERKRAYWGVLDLASRRYVQLADLTLPSVTIADSGTHAFGLDDRPYRRRFDYDGIFQDLHLTDATNGERRLLVKELGEKSGVRWSHNSRWIAFYHEKHWHSIDAQTGAIKNLTQALPAFFADELVDYPGEIPSYGTAGWTRDGDSLLVYDRYDMWQLFADGSPARCLTSGFGRENKIILRLQNIEQVDAGDDKRGINTALPLLLRGEDEITRATGFFRTSFDSTEKPARLLWQDKNLRYLNRAADADVLLFSASRFDEFPDLYTSNAQLDRFEKVSNGGAQLGPFLWGNAEMLSYRNADGIELPAVLYKPANFDPSKKYPMIVYLYERLSQVIHTFNPPVPSAVINLSHYTSNGYLVLTPDIRYTLGQPGQSAVKCVLPAVDEIVRRGFVNENAIGIQGHSWGGYQTAYLLTQTHRFRAAEAGAVVANMTSAYSGIRQGSGRVRQFQYEHYQSRIGKPLHEAPHLYVENSPVFHAERIETPLLLLHNDQDDAVPFAQGLELFLTLRRLGKECYLLNYNNEFHGLRRRADQRDFALRMNQFFDHFLKDSPKPDWMENGIPFSDREEEKLRFRDAAVSSPASAQP; translated from the coding sequence ATGCGCATCGCTTCGATCTGTCTGCTTCTGTGTGCAGCCTTTTTGACTGTCGCGCACTGGCAGGTCGCGCATGCGGAATCACCCAAACACCCGCTGTCGCATCAAGACTTCGACAGCTGGCGCTCGATCTCGACAACGCCTGTGCTCTCTCGCGACGGACGCTGGCTGGCCTATGCCTTCATGCCGCTCGAAGGCGACGGCGACCTGATCATCCGCAATCTCACCACAGGCCAGGAACAGCGAGTCCCCATCGGAGCACTCCCGCCTCAGCCCCTGACTGCTTCCGAGGAAAACCCCGACCGCGCCTCCCCTCGACGCGAAGCCACGATCACGTTCACCAGCGACAGCCACTTCGTAATCTGCACACGATTTCCCGCGCAGGAAGAAACGCTTCGCGCCAAACGCGAAAAAAAGCCGGCCGCCGAAATGCCGCGCGAAGGCCTCGTGGTGATCGCTCTCGATAACGGCAACGTCAGCCAACTCGCATCCGTTAAAAACTTTCAAGTGCCCGCACGCGGCGGCGCATGGCTCGCCTATCGAAAAGAGCCCGCCGCCAACGCCAGCCCTCCAGTCACTAAACCAGAAAAGACCGGCACCGATCTCGTCTTGATGGATCTGACCGCGCCTGCGTCCTCCGCAGAACGCACGTTCACCGACGTTCTCGACTATTGGTTCTCTCGCGACGCTCACACACTGGTCTTCTCCGTTTCGTCCACCTCGGAAACACGAAACGGCCTCTTTGCGGTAACCCCCGGCGACTCGACCGAGCCCTTCGCGCTGGCATCGGGTCCCGGCAAATACCTTCAGTTCACCTGGGATCGCGAACAGACGCAGGCCGTCTTCGCCACCGATCGCGACGCGCAGGGTTCGATGCCCGCACAATTTTCTCTCTATCACTGGCTCCGGAAACCGAATACCGAAGCCACTCCGCTCATCACGCCAAAGACAACCGGACTTCCCTCTTCATTAGGCATCAACAGTGAAGCCGCCCCCATTTTCTCACAGGACGGGAAAAGGCTATCCATCCCCGCCGCACGAATCCAGCCCGTACCCGATAAACGCCGCGAAACGCTCATCGACGAAGAAAAAGTCACCGCCGATCTCTGGCACTGGCGCGACGACTTTGTCCCCACTCTCCAACGCCAGCGCGCCGACAAAGAACGAAAGCGCGCTTACTGGGGCGTGCTCGATCTCGCATCACGTCGCTACGTCCAACTCGCCGACCTCACACTCCCCAGCGTCACGATCGCAGATAGCGGCACACACGCCTTCGGCCTCGACGATCGTCCGTACCGCCGGCGCTTCGACTACGACGGCATCTTCCAAGATCTCCACCTCACCGATGCCACCAACGGCGAACGTCGCCTCCTGGTAAAAGAACTCGGTGAAAAATCCGGTGTTCGCTGGTCGCACAACAGCCGCTGGATCGCGTTCTATCACGAGAAACACTGGCACAGCATCGACGCGCAAACCGGCGCGATTAAAAACCTCACGCAGGCTTTGCCCGCTTTTTTCGCCGACGAGTTGGTCGATTACCCCGGAGAAATCCCTTCGTACGGCACCGCCGGTTGGACCCGGGATGGCGACTCCCTGCTCGTCTATGACCGCTATGATATGTGGCAGCTCTTCGCCGACGGATCGCCCGCCCGCTGCCTCACTTCCGGGTTCGGCCGGGAAAATAAAATCATCCTGCGTCTTCAAAACATCGAGCAAGTCGATGCCGGTGACGACAAACGCGGGATCAACACCGCCCTCCCGCTGCTCTTACGCGGAGAAGACGAGATCACCCGGGCGACAGGTTTCTTTCGCACATCATTCGATTCCACCGAAAAACCCGCCCGCCTTCTCTGGCAGGATAAAAACCTGCGCTATCTCAATCGTGCAGCCGACGCAGACGTCCTCCTTTTTAGCGCATCGCGCTTCGACGAATTCCCCGATCTCTACACCTCCAACGCCCAGTTGGATCGCTTCGAAAAAGTTTCGAACGGCGGCGCGCAGCTCGGCCCATTTCTCTGGGGAAACGCGGAGATGCTGAGTTACCGCAATGCCGACGGCATCGAACTTCCCGCCGTCCTCTACAAGCCGGCCAACTTCGATCCGTCGAAGAAATACCCGATGATCGTCTATCTCTACGAGCGGCTCTCCCAGGTTATTCACACGTTCAATCCGCCCGTCCCCAGTGCAGTCATCAATCTCTCGCACTACACCAGCAACGGCTACTTGGTGCTCACGCCCGACATTCGCTACACACTCGGCCAGCCCGGCCAGAGCGCCGTGAAGTGCGTGTTGCCCGCCGTCGACGAAATCGTCCGCCGCGGTTTCGTGAACGAAAATGCCATCGGCATCCAGGGCCACTCGTGGGGCGGCTACCAGACCGCTTACCTGCTCACTCAAACCCATCGCTTCCGTGCGGCCGAAGCCGGCGCCGTCGTCGCCAACATGACCAGTGCCTACTCGGGAATCCGCCAGGGTTCTGGCCGCGTGCGTCAATTCCAGTACGAGCATTACCAGAGCCGCATCGGCAAACCGCTCCACGAAGCGCCGCATCTCTATGTGGAAAACTCCCCCGTCTTCCACGCGGAGCGCATCGAGACGCCTCTTTTGCTTTTGCACAACGATCAGGACGACGCCGTGCCCTTCGCCCAAGGTCTGGAGCTCTTTCTAACACTCCGCCGTCTCGGGAAAGAGTGCTACCTGCTCAACTACAACAACGAATTCCACGGTCTCCGCCGCCGCGCCGATCAACGCGACTTCGCGCTGCGCATGAACCAGTTTTTCGACCACTTCCTCAAGGACTCCCCCAAGCCTGACTGGATGGAGAACGGCATTCCGTTCTCCGATCGCGAGGAGGAAAAGCTGCGCTTCCGCGACGCAGCCGTTTCCTCTCCTGCTAGCGCTCAGCCCTGA
- a CDS encoding GxGYxYP domain-containing protein yields MIRFTLSLLAALSVCAFAHAQRAPRQLDRAPAAATIVPLSENWRMDGDVPVHALLISLQGLTNRDNAHLYLEYPKNWQWEIVHPLVGFLEKRHHVTFERLGLNDADAALSQFARYAKGCVVWDKNVRSSLIVAFTIAGVEDLVVVNENQLALAARHGLKPVVDLRGKFTAQPDHVIYQWAYDQYWSRCSRDYYVVMGGHAGAEMQPGIADFGIQQRAFFTDLSANPKHVEELALLRKILSQQNPSSVVLGWHSYGKDTEGQHTTLVGNYGLIMEGLHNLPNVSFTSQIPLTPDFKFTNNHHVQADEKRVAEKKVYICAVATDAMGIGTWTKPGRGQIPYTWQVLMNWVWMNPPALQYFYEDKSPNDYFIGGLSGPGYMYPKAIPADKFPGLMKFGRELMTRLDLRVLEIMDYSEGNRHVGNTDLPKELVDRYYEQFPDALGFVNGYGSARTFDLRNGKPFLSYDYYLAVDRSIEEAAADLEELIQLNPNRPYFLLMHVRESNTVEKVTKIFNSLSESVEVVPMDVFLKLAASAKTYRTNFQKPTDPVDRNP; encoded by the coding sequence ATGATCCGTTTCACCCTTTCTCTGCTGGCCGCTCTCAGCGTCTGCGCTTTCGCGCATGCTCAACGCGCCCCACGCCAGCTCGACCGCGCTCCCGCTGCTGCGACGATCGTTCCGCTTTCCGAAAACTGGCGCATGGATGGCGACGTTCCGGTCCATGCGTTGCTCATTTCCCTCCAGGGTCTGACCAATCGCGATAACGCACACCTTTATCTCGAGTATCCAAAAAACTGGCAGTGGGAAATCGTCCACCCGCTCGTCGGTTTTCTCGAAAAACGTCACCACGTTACATTCGAACGCCTCGGACTGAACGACGCCGATGCCGCGCTCAGCCAGTTCGCCCGCTACGCGAAGGGCTGCGTCGTCTGGGACAAAAATGTGCGCTCCTCGCTGATCGTCGCTTTCACCATCGCCGGCGTCGAAGACCTCGTCGTCGTGAACGAAAACCAGTTGGCGCTCGCCGCCCGCCACGGTCTGAAACCCGTCGTCGATCTTCGCGGTAAATTTACCGCCCAGCCGGATCACGTCATCTATCAATGGGCATATGACCAATATTGGTCCCGTTGCTCGCGCGATTACTACGTCGTCATGGGCGGCCACGCCGGCGCAGAGATGCAGCCGGGCATTGCCGACTTCGGCATTCAACAACGCGCGTTCTTCACCGATCTCTCCGCCAATCCCAAACACGTGGAGGAACTCGCTCTGCTGAGAAAAATTCTCAGCCAGCAAAATCCGTCCAGCGTCGTCCTCGGCTGGCATTCCTACGGCAAGGACACCGAAGGCCAGCACACGACGCTCGTCGGAAACTACGGGCTCATCATGGAGGGCCTTCACAATCTTCCCAACGTCTCCTTCACGTCGCAAATTCCACTCACGCCGGATTTCAAGTTCACCAACAACCATCACGTCCAGGCGGACGAAAAACGTGTCGCGGAGAAAAAAGTCTACATCTGCGCCGTCGCCACCGACGCGATGGGCATCGGCACATGGACCAAGCCCGGCCGCGGCCAGATTCCTTACACGTGGCAGGTTCTCATGAACTGGGTGTGGATGAATCCGCCCGCGCTCCAGTATTTCTACGAAGACAAATCGCCCAACGACTACTTCATCGGCGGCCTCAGTGGTCCCGGCTACATGTACCCGAAGGCCATTCCCGCGGACAAATTTCCCGGGCTCATGAAATTCGGTCGTGAGTTGATGACCCGGCTCGATCTCCGCGTGCTTGAGATCATGGACTACTCCGAGGGCAACCGGCATGTCGGCAACACCGATCTGCCCAAGGAACTCGTCGATCGTTACTATGAGCAATTCCCCGACGCGCTCGGCTTCGTCAACGGCTACGGCTCCGCCCGCACGTTCGATCTGCGAAATGGAAAACCTTTCCTCAGCTACGACTACTACCTCGCGGTCGATCGCTCCATAGAAGAAGCCGCCGCCGACCTTGAGGAACTGATCCAGCTCAATCCCAACCGTCCCTACTTTCTCCTCATGCACGTGCGAGAGTCCAACACCGTCGAGAAAGTGACCAAAATCTTCAACAGCCTCAGCGAGTCGGTCGAAGTGGTTCCCATGGATGTCTTCCTGAAACTTGCCGCCAGTGCGAAAACCTACCGCACGAATTTCCAGAAACCCACCGACCCCGTGGACCGGAATCCTTGA
- a CDS encoding TonB-dependent siderophore receptor yields MKTNPRTPAAVGQYLTIGLAALLTVTTTRAQTTPPAIPTPATPVTQPDDEVLVLSPFEVKTERDYGYLKTNSATATRIGTEIQKVPVNISVMSRDFLDDTGVSSITDILRYTASGSPDSRFAMRLPGNSATPQGNFTMRGFTVNSLLRNGVFRYASYNLDNVDRVEIVKGPAAVFFGQGYPGGVINYITKKPQFEKNFTTLSYTVDDNGGDKVILDHNAALSSQAALRVVGAWTDQSGDRNYEFKKNLNITPSLTLNPFKSGKLRINLELEYLKESYNQNDYSWVYPTAWFEAYANPTPELIAASGVANATAYRARIFNSPTNWIADVRKARNDPSLPLYTTNSPNGYYTNTSGVRVKDEAFNFTNSGAYTENEVKTFQTTVDLSPFSWVDARYVFTNDNSQFDNIGGLNIPNADGITFNAINAGAGNGYYRRAQDHQIDLIFKADAFGIKNKILVGGIVNKQRQQYMASAGAVYYKVPGYNYPTPPVNNLPNPAGVNGLVPTNQVLRDRFGNILTAQQVYSQWDPSIHPNPPADKVYNIERNILDGYNTKNEAVYVNWQVQLLQDKLTILSGYRKESTEAQGQTAETNAPWFIPPATAYLDQTTYPANVYNYTPSYAGDPEMFRTRKGDAWMGGASYEIKPGLSVYATISKTFKINTGLAGGYDELALDQLLQDALTFTGGSFNYRGSTITSVPQGRSVLIANGSDASIENEEGLNYEVGVKTSLWNDKLVSTVSLFRGIRKDQKLDDTQKISSDPFNSSTTLFAPTSLFYNKRNFRWRTVGVENQIEGTEFDIIWTPIRNYQAVINGAWMWQAETMEDPTKFKPGTAGFNSATASNQALWSMFFGNRIENVPEYRFNVYNKYTFTHGPVRGLALSLGARYSSETVQSRSFDWNPDRGGWKAGDYFVFDGSVTYPWELFGYKLTSSLGIQNLADKTYYEGNVVAAEPRTWTLRTTLTF; encoded by the coding sequence ATGAAAACCAATCCGCGTACTCCAGCCGCTGTCGGGCAATACCTGACCATCGGCCTGGCTGCACTGCTGACAGTAACCACTACACGGGCACAAACCACGCCCCCCGCTATCCCAACTCCCGCCACCCCCGTCACACAGCCCGATGACGAAGTACTGGTATTGTCGCCGTTCGAGGTGAAAACCGAAAGAGACTACGGCTACCTGAAAACGAACTCAGCCACCGCAACTCGTATCGGCACCGAGATCCAAAAGGTCCCGGTAAATATCTCCGTGATGAGTCGCGACTTCTTGGATGACACCGGTGTCAGTTCCATCACGGACATTTTGCGCTACACCGCGTCCGGTTCGCCCGACTCACGGTTCGCCATGCGCCTCCCCGGCAACTCTGCCACTCCGCAAGGCAACTTCACCATGCGCGGGTTCACCGTGAACTCCCTTCTCCGCAATGGCGTGTTTCGCTACGCCTCTTACAATCTCGATAACGTTGATCGTGTCGAAATCGTCAAAGGCCCCGCCGCCGTATTCTTCGGCCAGGGTTACCCCGGCGGTGTCATCAACTACATCACGAAGAAACCACAGTTTGAAAAAAACTTCACCACTCTCAGCTACACCGTAGACGACAACGGAGGCGACAAAGTCATCCTCGATCATAACGCCGCGCTTTCTTCACAGGCGGCGCTCCGGGTTGTCGGCGCATGGACCGACCAGAGCGGTGATCGCAACTACGAGTTCAAAAAGAACCTCAACATCACGCCGTCTCTCACGCTCAATCCATTCAAGAGCGGCAAGCTCCGCATCAACCTCGAGCTCGAGTATCTCAAAGAGTCCTACAACCAGAATGACTACAGCTGGGTTTACCCGACTGCCTGGTTCGAGGCCTACGCGAATCCGACTCCCGAGCTGATCGCTGCTTCTGGCGTCGCTAATGCGACCGCCTACCGCGCGCGCATTTTCAACAGCCCGACCAACTGGATCGCCGACGTCCGCAAGGCCAGAAACGATCCCTCACTTCCTCTCTATACCACCAACTCCCCAAACGGCTACTACACCAACACCAGTGGTGTCCGCGTGAAGGATGAAGCGTTTAATTTCACCAACTCCGGAGCCTACACGGAAAATGAGGTTAAAACCTTCCAGACTACCGTCGATCTCTCGCCCTTCTCGTGGGTGGACGCCCGCTATGTCTTCACCAATGACAACAGCCAGTTCGATAACATCGGCGGTCTCAACATACCCAATGCCGACGGTATCACCTTCAACGCAATCAATGCAGGAGCAGGCAACGGTTACTATCGTCGAGCTCAGGACCATCAGATCGATCTCATTTTCAAAGCCGACGCCTTCGGAATTAAAAACAAGATACTCGTGGGCGGCATCGTGAACAAGCAGCGCCAGCAGTACATGGCTTCGGCCGGTGCAGTATATTATAAGGTTCCTGGCTATAACTATCCGACCCCTCCCGTTAACAACCTCCCAAATCCTGCCGGCGTTAACGGTCTCGTCCCCACCAATCAGGTCCTCCGTGACCGTTTCGGCAATATCCTCACAGCTCAGCAGGTTTACTCACAGTGGGATCCCTCGATTCACCCCAATCCCCCTGCCGACAAAGTGTACAATATCGAGCGCAACATTCTCGATGGCTATAATACCAAGAACGAAGCCGTTTACGTCAATTGGCAGGTGCAGCTTCTCCAGGACAAGCTGACCATCCTGTCCGGCTATCGCAAAGAATCGACCGAAGCGCAGGGTCAGACTGCTGAGACCAATGCTCCGTGGTTTATCCCACCGGCAACCGCCTACCTTGACCAGACCACGTATCCAGCAAACGTTTACAACTACACCCCCAGCTACGCCGGAGATCCCGAAATGTTCCGTACCCGCAAGGGAGACGCTTGGATGGGCGGTGCCTCGTACGAGATCAAACCTGGTCTCTCCGTTTACGCTACGATTTCAAAAACCTTTAAGATCAATACCGGTCTCGCCGGCGGTTACGATGAACTCGCATTGGACCAGCTTCTACAGGACGCACTTACCTTTACTGGAGGTAGCTTTAATTACCGAGGATCGACCATCACTAGCGTACCCCAAGGACGTTCCGTGCTCATAGCAAACGGTTCCGATGCAAGTATCGAGAATGAGGAAGGCTTGAATTACGAAGTCGGTGTGAAGACCTCGCTCTGGAATGACAAACTCGTTTCGACCGTATCGCTCTTCCGCGGTATCCGCAAAGACCAGAAGCTCGACGACACCCAGAAAATCTCCAGCGATCCCTTCAACAGCAGCACCACGCTCTTCGCGCCAACATCGCTCTTCTACAACAAACGCAACTTCCGCTGGCGCACGGTCGGTGTTGAAAATCAGATCGAGGGCACCGAGTTCGACATCATCTGGACTCCGATCCGCAACTACCAGGCCGTCATCAACGGCGCCTGGATGTGGCAGGCCGAGACCATGGAAGATCCTACAAAGTTCAAGCCCGGTACCGCCGGCTTCAACAGCGCCACCGCTTCCAATCAAGCGCTCTGGAGCATGTTCTTCGGCAATCGTATCGAAAACGTTCCGGAATACCGCTTCAACGTGTACAACAAATACACGTTCACCCACGGTCCGGTCCGTGGCCTCGCGCTAAGCCTCGGTGCACGCTACTCCTCCGAGACCGTCCAGAGCCGCTCGTTCGACTGGAATCCTGATCGCGGTGGCTGGAAAGCCGGCGACTACTTCGTTTTCGACGGATCGGTCACCTACCCGTGGGAACTGTTCGGATACAAACTGACCAGCTCGCTCGGCATCCAGAACCTCGCCGATAAGACCTATTACGAAGGCAACGTCGTCGCAGCCGAGCCACGCACGTGGACGCTGCGCACCACGCTCACCTTCTAA
- a CDS encoding LacI family DNA-binding transcriptional regulator has product MLITEIARKARVSPATVSRAINQPQLVAPDSLARIRAVMQQHNYVPAPVNRRRGPKSAQPEQRRIGVWFVGAKANNPSHNWFQDRLLQAQSADQRYRIDVRVLFTNTPDELPRSLASEQLDGIIIQGMEPSAECLSKLREIPYVWFMTRRSATYSGDYVEPNNEENGRMAAEYLKSRGHKSVAVISTDPDYSAVVSRNQAFIAHAHELGMSVHPILGQANPGVSYLEIAPIHGESSILVKRLLEITPAATGLYIPVDHFCGSFFRALREAGKTAPKDFEAVLGNYNPVIYHNLDHSPAAIDVNLPTLIRKVVDHLLWRIENPGVNGRIGISISPRLLLPGSVGPTAAP; this is encoded by the coding sequence ATGTTAATCACCGAAATCGCCCGCAAAGCCCGTGTCTCCCCCGCCACGGTGTCACGCGCCATCAATCAACCCCAGTTGGTAGCCCCTGACAGTCTCGCGCGCATCCGCGCTGTCATGCAGCAGCACAATTATGTGCCCGCCCCTGTTAATCGCCGCCGCGGCCCCAAGTCTGCACAGCCTGAACAACGCCGCATCGGTGTCTGGTTCGTCGGGGCAAAGGCGAACAACCCCAGTCACAACTGGTTTCAAGATCGACTCCTTCAGGCTCAGTCTGCGGACCAGCGTTATCGCATCGATGTCCGCGTGCTTTTCACCAACACGCCTGACGAACTGCCCCGCAGTCTCGCGAGCGAACAGCTGGACGGGATCATCATCCAAGGCATGGAGCCTTCCGCCGAGTGCCTGAGCAAACTGCGGGAAATTCCTTACGTTTGGTTCATGACGCGCCGCTCGGCGACGTATTCAGGCGACTACGTCGAACCCAACAACGAAGAAAACGGCCGCATGGCCGCCGAGTACTTGAAGTCCAGGGGACACAAGTCGGTCGCCGTCATCTCAACCGATCCCGACTACAGCGCGGTTGTCAGCCGCAATCAGGCCTTCATAGCCCACGCGCATGAATTGGGCATGTCCGTGCATCCCATCCTTGGACAGGCGAATCCAGGAGTCAGCTATCTAGAGATCGCACCCATACACGGCGAAAGCAGCATCTTGGTTAAACGCCTCCTGGAAATCACACCGGCCGCCACCGGCCTGTATATTCCCGTAGACCATTTTTGCGGCTCTTTTTTCAGAGCGCTCCGCGAGGCGGGTAAAACCGCACCAAAAGATTTCGAGGCCGTCTTGGGCAACTACAACCCAGTCATCTACCACAACCTCGACCACTCTCCCGCCGCGATCGACGTCAACCTGCCCACCCTCATTCGCAAGGTCGTCGATCACCTGCTCTGGCGGATCGAAAACCCCGGCGTGAACGGACGTATCGGCATAAGCATTTCGCCCCGCCTGCTGCTTCCAGGGTCTGTCGGCCCCACGGCCGCTCCATAA
- a CDS encoding sugar phosphate isomerase/epimerase family protein, with product MKIISEQPRLIVCASLWSLVAHPTTRREWSLTRKLAAIKDAGFDGIAETFRPELAPHLRRLQLKICGRVFSRTGSDVRTLLEIEAAGGAHYVNCMLGEHDTTPAAATKIIIRTVRAAQKLGLSAHIETHRDTCTETPEKIAEISRLFTRETGEPLPLTWDHSHPAVMKHVLPQDYSKRLLDSPRLIQHSHLFHCRPFNSQHCQIPVTNGKGKLTPEFNDYLSFAEDLFAMWLQGPAPRGELWICPELGTTVGYNVSTNPPVWPDTIRCRLELLKSWERAKLRARNF from the coding sequence ATGAAAATCATTTCAGAACAACCCCGCTTGATCGTTTGCGCGTCCCTCTGGTCTCTAGTCGCACATCCCACCACGCGCCGCGAATGGTCACTCACAAGAAAACTCGCCGCGATCAAAGATGCGGGATTCGACGGCATCGCCGAAACCTTCCGGCCAGAACTGGCCCCCCACTTAAGGCGTCTGCAACTGAAGATCTGCGGACGTGTTTTCTCACGAACTGGCAGCGACGTTCGCACCCTGCTCGAAATCGAAGCTGCCGGAGGCGCCCACTACGTCAATTGCATGCTCGGCGAGCATGACACCACACCTGCTGCCGCCACAAAGATCATCATCCGAACCGTGCGGGCAGCACAAAAACTGGGCCTCTCCGCACACATCGAAACCCATCGTGATACCTGCACGGAGACTCCCGAGAAAATCGCTGAAATCTCCAGGCTTTTCACTCGTGAAACAGGAGAACCTCTGCCGTTAACCTGGGACCATTCTCATCCGGCCGTGATGAAGCACGTGCTGCCCCAAGATTATTCAAAACGGCTGCTTGATAGTCCGCGCCTCATTCAGCACTCGCACCTGTTTCATTGTCGGCCTTTCAACAGCCAGCATTGCCAGATTCCAGTGACTAATGGGAAAGGTAAACTCACCCCTGAATTTAACGATTATCTATCCTTCGCAGAAGACCTGTTCGCAATGTGGCTTCAAGGCCCAGCCCCACGCGGCGAACTCTGGATCTGTCCCGAGCTGGGCACGACCGTGGGCTACAATGTCAGCACCAATCCGCCCGTCTGGCCCGACACGATCCGTTGCCGGTTGGAACTCCTGAAATCATGGGAACGCGCAAAATTGCGCGCCCGGAATTTCTAG